A segment of the Cygnus atratus isolate AKBS03 ecotype Queensland, Australia chromosome 28, CAtr_DNAZoo_HiC_assembly, whole genome shotgun sequence genome:
ttaaaacttaaaacaaacaaacaaaaaaaaaaacagtgagcCTCTGTAGCTTGTCTTTTTGGAGTGGGGCATGTTGCTGCTTAGGCATTCGGATGCTTGGATAAGCGCTGCAAACTGAGTGTGGCGTTTGCCAGCTCACTAATGCAAAAGGCGTATGATGGGGATGCAGAAGGGATGCGACACCTGTGGGAGCTTGTATCGCTTTTGGAGGGGTTGCCTGAGCCTGGAATGTGCCCTTTTCCATCCTACCTGTTTCTCTAACTTAACTGTCTCACAAGGATGAGTGGTTCTGTGTGAGCCAGGGCTGAGAAATTTggtgccagcagtgtgctggaATCCAGTCAACAGTCCTGGGAGCTTCTGTGCTTTGGTATCTGACCTTAAAAGGCTCCCCTTCTTCAAAAACACTGTGGGCACTCAGAAGGAAGGCAGATGGTTTGTTGTTGTGAAAGCTACGTGGATTGCGTTTTATTCTTTGTGATGGGCTCTTGGTTAGACCTGGATATGGTATTTTTCCGCAGACTGCAGTTCTCCTGCTCCGCATTGATGACATTGTTTCGGGGCACAAAAAGAAAGGTGACGAGCAAAGCAAGCAGCCTGCAGCAACAGAGGCCGCCCAGGAGTAGAGGCTGCATTGCTACAACGAAGCACCAGGCAGCACGGTCCTGACACCAGAAGCAGCTCCCTGAAGCACTGTGGTTTCTCCCCAGTCCTGAGACGGAGCTGGGGCAAAGTCCAAGAATTTGTTTGAAGTTTgtgggaggggtgggggaaaaaaacctggAATATGGTGAAAAGGGCCGACACGTCCCATGAAGTGCCCATGTGGAGATACCACTGCTTAATTTAAGTCTACCCTGTACTTCCTCATTGCTCTTTGCCTCAACAATAAAAGACCTGATTTCACAGCTTGGGCAGTTTGTGCATGGTGGGGAGGAAACGGGTAGAGGTTGAGGGCCGCTCTCCCCTCCTTCTCGGCCCCCTCCATCGCATCCTTCTTTAAGCGGCGCCTTTAAGAGGGGGAGGGCTTTGGACTGTCACGTGAGCCGCCGgggcccctcccctcccgctcacggtcccggtcccggtccgGGTCCTAGTCCCAGTTTCCGCCCCCGGAGGGAGCCAtgcggcggctgctgctgctgctggccgggctgctggcggcggccggcggccgGGAGGTGacggcggcaccgggggggaGCACGGGGGCACGGGGACCGGGGAAGGGCGAGGGGAACCGGGagtgggaaagggagggaacCGGGGCACCGGGGCGTGGTTCACCGGTCTgagccggggccgtgccccgGGCTCAGCTTGGGGCCGGGGGAGCCTGCCCCGGTGGTCCCAAGCTTCCCCCTGGGCCCCGGCTGCGGACAGGGAAGTGGCTCCGAAATGGGGAAACTGCCCTGCAGCCGGCGGGCTCACAGCGGGTGCGCAACGCTGACCGCGCTCGTTGGGCAGCGCCAGGGCTTCATCACCCGCTGGGTTCGTGGGGaagctggggacagccctgcgTGCCTTTCTCCAGCCAAGCAGAGGCTTTCAGGTCGGCCTCCGCTGGAGAACTGAGCCTCCCGATGAGGCCTCTTCTTCCTCCGCAGGTGTCGATGCAGTACAACCCCGGCTGGAACGGCTCCTCTGTCAACCTGCTGCACGTCCAGGCGGTGGGGCCCAACGACACCCTGCACTACGTGTGGAGCAGCATCGGGGCCCCCGCTGCGCTGCTGGTGGTCACCGAGGGCACAAGCAGCGCCCTGCGCATCAACTGGACCCAGCTGCTCTCGCCCGCTCCCGCTGGAGCTATTTGGATCGAGCCTGCTGGCAGTGTTGTGTACTCCACCGCTGTTGTCTTCACCAAGGTACTGCCCGGGGTTGTAGCACTGCTCtgggagagcagccctgcagtgcAAGAGGTGTAGGGTTGTGCCTACAGCAGAGCAGGTCAGTCTGCAGTTTTCCCAACTGCAGCTAAATGGTGCCTCGTGTGTCCTCCCCTGATTGTCTCTGGCTTGCGATGCCACCTCAAGATGCTTTGCCAAGGCACCTCCTTTGTTGGTTCCCTCCTCTCTTTGCTAGCAGTGGCAGCTCCGCGGACCACAGCACAAAGTGACGATGTCCACAGCACCTGCTGGCAGCttccagcccctctccccttcctcctctccaggtGTTTGAGTACAGCAAGGCCAGCGCGCTGGAGGAGGTCTTCTACCCCACCTACGACCTGTCGAACTTCTCCTGGGACAGCGTCAATCGGACCCTGAACCACACTGCCCTGACGGCCGAGTTTGTGGGTGGCCCAGCTGCTGACCCCAGCGGCAGCTTCTCCAACGGCAGCCTGGCGTTTCGGGTAAGCACGCAGAGGGATGTACTGGGATGAACCCAGTGAATACCCTGTCCAAAAAACCTTCTAGAGAAGGAACACTGCTCCTTGGTGTCCCAGCCCAGGATCATGCTGTCCCTCCAACCTATTTCTCCCACAGGTGACAGCTTACGAGACCAGTGGCCGCGATGGGACCCTGCCCGGCCTTTTGCACACAACAAACAGCTCTAAAGTGGAGTTTGTCCTTGCTGGGGCGGCCCCACGGGGCAACAGCTCATGGTTCGCCCTGGAGATGGCCACGGTGGAAGAGGCAGGAGTGGTGCAGAGGCTGCGCTCGGCACGCTCCATCGACGATGAGTACACTCCCACCATCTTTGAGGTGAGTGCGGGGAGAGCATTGGGGGCGGGTACATCCCCTGCTGCCTTGCTCGCTGCTGCGGTCGCCCTGGCATAAAGACACTCTCCTGTTCTCCCCTCACCAGATGTTCTCCCTGGTAGCTGAGTCCCGAAATGACAGCTCCGCGCTCAGTTTCCTGCAGTGGAAGGCGACAGCCTATGGCTCGCAGGCCCCCAGGCGTGAGGACAGCATCCAGTGCCGCTCCGGCAGCCTGAAAGCAGCCAACTGGACCCTGCCCAGGTCCAGCATTGTCCATGCCTACTTCGGGGAGGGCATAGGCAGCACCTACACAATCAGTGCTGTCAACATCTCCTTTGGGGGTGAGGACGGAAGTATTTATGAGGAAAAGCGCTACCTGAGCTGGTGAGTGCAGTCTCCTGGGCACCAAAGTgatgctctccctgctgctggtaGCTTGGATTTGGGGAATTTGCTAGGCTAGAGGGTTTCTGTGTTTAGCAACTATCTCACTTTGACAGCCTGTTTTCCTATTATCCTGTGGCAAGGAGTCTTGCATTTTGACCCATTCCATCACCATCCACCAGCCTCCTTCTACTGTTCCATGTGGGATCCTGCCAAGAAATCCTTTTGGGATAGAAAGCCCCAGATATTCCCCTCCATGGGGCAGAGCTGATCCCCATCGCTGTGGCTGATGTGTCTCATTCCTTCCTGCAGGTCTGCGCTGCTGGGCTTTGGGCAGCCCCCCAAGGACACCTTCTCTCCCCTGGTCATCTCCATCATGGCCGTGGCGCTGGGCACCCCCATGGTGCTGCTAGTGGTGGGCAGCTGCGTGGTTCTCTTCGCCCAGGGGAAACGCTACACTGAGTATGAGCCCATCAACTGAGTGGGGTGGGCTCTGGAGAGTCCTCCAGGCTCCTTCTTGTCCCCAGGGAAGCAACCACTGCTGCTACAGGGCCTCCAATGCCTGCAATCTTCTCCGTTTTCCACTCTCACCCTGCAGTTCAGGCTCAGAGGGGACGTGGACAACATTTGCAGTGTTTGCCCCTGTCACATGTCCCTCTGACGGGCTCCCTCCTACTGCCCAGATCCTGCATCTGATTACacttcttcctctgtcttttgcTGATCCACCCAGCCAAGGACAGTGACTGGGGGGAGTTGGTCAGGGTTTTTCTGAGCCAGGGAAAGATCATCCCAAGGGATGAGACCACTGCTGTCCTGTCTgcagccaagcagcagcagggatgggctGTGCCCTGTCCTGTGCCAATTCCAGAGTGCTCAAGGCGCTGCTTGAGTGGCTCCAGTctaggagcagggctggaggacagggctggggactgGTGCTACTCCTGACAGCATGCAAGGTGcctttctgcttcctgctgtgctgggggcatCCTGGTGCAGCCCCCCTCGCAGCTCAGCTGGGGATCACACACTGCTTGATCCCCACTTCGAGTGGGAGCCTCGTGCTGTGCTGGCCTCGGTGAGGGCTGCTGGCACAAGAAGGAAACtcgctgctgctttgcagcagctgcttgagCTCAGGTCCAAGGCTGATCTGGCCTTGCCGTTGCTTAAACCCTGTCTGGGCTCTGCAGGACCAGCTTGGAGGTGCTCTCCGTGTGCTTGAAGCTGTGGGACCTGCATGATCCGGGGCTGCTCGGTGGTTGTGGAGGCACCACATCACTTAGAAGTGTGCTGGGTTTTTGTGTTCACAGTCACTGACTTGTCTTTGACCAAATAAAAGGGATTTCTAAGAGTGGTTTCCTGGGGAAACACTGCACTATGGGAAAGTGGGATGAGTTCTGGGGCCCTGTGGGGATTAAAGGAAGGGtgctgcagctcacagcaggAGCCAAGGTATGAAAGCACCTCTGAGAGGAGGGAGGCTCCTAATCTGTAGCAGTTCATGGTTGTTCCAGGGTGGTTTTGGCTATGAGCCATGGGGTCAGCATGAGCCCAGGCCCTAAGCCATAGCCCTGTTCCAAAGCACATTTGAAAGAGTCAGGCTGTTCCCCTTTTCCAGCTTGGTAGGGCTGCAATGGGTGAATTGCTCCCATGGTACCACAGctggggatgagaggctggagaaatCAAATGCTTGGCAAGATCTAGAGCTGAAGGGGCTTCCCCTTTATTTGGGGGATttttatagctgtttttttGGGTTATGTCTGAGAGTCAGAGAGCCACGACAACCAGGCTTATACAGGGCTGGATGTGCCGGGGTCCCCTTATGCTTGCAAAGGGCTACAGGGTGGGGCTCAGCACTCAAGCCCCAGCGGGGTGCAGGCTGTAATCCCATCAGGCGGGTGGATTTGGCTGttccagcccaggcagcagcacgcCTGTGGCTGCCTGACCCGTCCCAGCCTCTCACTGCGTCTGTCCcaggggcagagctgtctcCGACCCGGCAGACTGGTTTGTGAGCTGGGTGCTGAACCCCTGCCAGGAGGAAGAGGTGTAGGAGGAAGGAGTTGGGTGGGACTGGCCATGTCactgtgcagggatggggcagtcACAGTGTTGGGAAATGGACAGCAGGGGGagactcccccccccccccccccccccacgtgGAATTTAActctccctccccaaaacaggCACACACAGCCGCTCAGTTGAAGGGCTTTATTGGGCAAAGCCAGCTCCAGGAGGAAGTCCAGCAAATCCTGCCCTAACCATCTTCAAGGAACAGGTCCTTGTGCTCCCTGGGTCTTGCCTGGGGTGTCATTTGTCCACCTGCAGGAAACTCCCCATGAAGAAGGCTTTACAACTCAACCATATCAACCCCAGGGGCCTTACTAGGtccaggcagggagcaggggtcCTGTCTGTCCCCCTACCTCCACCTTCAGGgcagggcagcaaggagggtTCAGCCCCTCCACACTTCAGGGATCTGGCACCTGATCCCCTTGGGGCTCCCTCAGCCCCAGTACCGGAGTTTGGCCCCGCCCTCCTTGGAGCGGTCCTGGGACTTCGGCGCTGCCACAGCAAGGAGGTTTTCAGGCTCTAGGACAAACATGCTGTACAGGTTCCAGAGCAGCATGGCCAGGAGGGGCAGGAAGGTCATGCTGAAGCCAAAGGCACGGAAGGAACGCCCAATGGCATATGACAGCCAGTAGATCAGCCTGGAGAGGACAGGTAGATGGGGGAACAGTGAGGGAGATGTCCTGGGGCCGGCACCTGGCTCAGGGTACCGGGCTCAGCAAGAGTTTGCCAGGTATGGCTGCTGTGGGAAGCAGGATGAGGGATGGAGCAGGGATGAAGCAACCCTTGCCCCGCACAAGCTTTCCTGGCTGTCATCAGCCAGCTGAGGCATTGCTGAAGTGGGGGGGTTGCACAAGCCAAGCACCCCGTTTCCATGCTGGGAACTGCCGCAAcccagggaggagaaaagggacACTTACCGGGAGATGGCAAAGAGCCCTGTGAGCAGGGGGATGAGCTTGAGGACCTCCTGCTGGAGGTAAGTGGCCAGCACAGCCATGTTGAAGAAGTAGAGGATGAAGAGGTGGACGGACTGGGAGACGTAAGTGCGGTGGATCTCCACCTCCTGCTGTAGCTCTCCGAAGGGCTCCAgtgcagaggagcagaggcGGGAGATGCCGCTGACAATCATCCCTGGGGGGCAGAGAGAGGGGCTGAGCAGGCACCCGGTGAAGCCGTGTTGGGCCCAAGGGCTGCGGGGAGGACCAGGGAGATGCAGCAGGATGGGAAAGAGGATAAGAAAAATGGTTGTCTGCTCCTGGCAAGAGCAATGGAGAGGCAAAGAGACCAGCCCCGACTCTACCCACCACCCCCTGTAGCCCTGCCCCCCCGGGGCTAacacagcccagggctgggcacTTTGGCTCTGTGGCTCACCCAAGACAATGGGGAAGGTGGCAAAGGCAGCACAACGGAGCGTGTAGACCAGGCGGGCGCTGATGGTGGGCAGGAGCGGAGCATCAAAGGGCAGGAAGACATAGGCCCCGTAGATGAGGCAGGGGCACAGGAACAGGGCCCCCACCACCGAGGCCATAGCCTTGAGGCCATCGGCACTGCAGTCCCTGATGCATGGGCACGATGACCTCTCAGCTGATGGCTTAGCCACTAGCCCCTCGAAGCCTGCTGGGTCCCTGTAGCGCAAGGGGCTGGCGGGAAGGAAGACCTGCTTCTGGCGGAGGCCGTTGGGTCTGTCCCCGTGGGGGACGCAGCCTCCCTTGCCCTCCTTCTGGGGCCACGGGGTGGACTGCTTCTTCCGCTCAATGCACTGCGGGTTGATGGGCACGAAGACGTGGGCCGCCATCACAGGCAGCCCATGGGCTTCATCATCTTTAGATTCAGCTGGGGGGCACACAGGAGCAGCCTCCTCGGGATCCTCAAGGCCCCCCTCAGGACTTGAGCGCCTCTTAGTCTCCGTAGGCTCCTTCTGGCCCCGACCACCGTGCTGGCACTGGTCCCACAGCAGGGTGGCATTGGGATCCCCTGCGTGTTCATTTGGGGCTGGAGGCACCTTGTCAAGGGGGGTGGCCGGGGCCaccttccccagctccagcaaAGGCACCTCCTCTGGGGGCAGTATGGGGTCGGCAGCAGCCATGAGGGAGGCTGGCTTGGTGCTACTGGAGATGCAGCTGGGGACTGGTGAGACGCTCTCCTTTGTTTTGGGGTGTCAGGAAGAGACTAGGCTCCCATCCCTTCTGGCTTTACCCTGTGCAAGAAcagagacagacaaaaagacaacagaacTGAGAGGTTTGGGGTCATTCACACAGCCCCAGTAACAACATGAGGCACAAACTCCATCTGCAAAGCAGGGACAGCCTGGGAactgccctcctccccccaaaacacTCTAGGTTTCCTGGCTGGGGATGAGCCATGGGGCTTGGGGAAATGGGATCCTGCCTGGCCAATGCAACCACCTCCACCCACAGCTCCATCCCATGCCAGCATCAGCCAAGTACAGATATTTGGGGAGAGCCAACGGGGCCACATCTGGGAACCACAGCTAATGCCAGGATGGGGCAGATTTGCTGCCTCCCGTGGCTGGGACTGATCTGGGTTTTGGGGGGAAGCGCAGGAGGCGGGTCAGTTGCCACTTGCTGTGGGGTACCAGGAGATTCAGGCAGAAATCTCCCATTGTTCCCTCTGGGCAGGGGATCCCGGTCTCTTACCTGCTCCAGGCATTGCTGGCTGTGGGCACAGGCGCCTCCTGCCACAAAAACCCCCTCTCCCTCTTTGATACATTCCCCTATGCATGCCTGGAAAGAGTCCTGGCCTGGCCACAAGCATGGTGAAACGGAGGCATAGAGCAGTGAGGCGTTCGATCTGAGGATGGCTAAAGCAGCTCCTTGCCCACCTCCATCTCCCCTCTCCCAATCCCACTCACCCCCAACCCTGTGGGACACCAGGCTCCCCTCACTTACTTGGAGAAGAGCAGGGGGCCATGGGGTGCGGAGCTGCGCAGcggcagctgcagggcagcgaGCTTGCGaaatgcttctgattttttttttccgtctgGACTTCAAACCTGTTTAACCAGCCAAGGTGGGGCTAGGCAGAAAGGAGCAGGCGCAGAAACGTCACCCAACATGGTGCTGAGCATGACCACACGGGTGGGTGCATCCTCCCCATAGCGGGGCAGCCCCCACTTAGGGCTGTGCGCAGGCCAGTGTCTCCCGCTCCACAGGGGCCCTTTTTTTGTGCAGGGGCAGCCCTTTTGGCTCAGCGCTTTTGGCTTCGCACTTTTGCAACCCTCCCCCATGGGTTTTCAAGGCCCTGGAGCTCGTTTGCGATGGTGGGGACCTATGACGGATTTGCAATGGGGCAGGCTTGTGTCCCAGCTCatcacagctctgtgctgagggGGCTAAAAGGGTTGAGCCCAGAAGGGCCAAGGGTCAATCCCCCCCGGCAGCCCTCTTCTCTTTAGGAACACAATACCCAGAGCCGTTTATTCTTGCCACACTACAGAATATGGGGATTTGTGCTACAGCATGAGGGCCCACAGTCCTGCCCCACGGGGCCTTCCctcacaggctgcaggaagagagaaCCTGGGGCAGACAaagcccagagaagctgcgaACCCCTGAAGGCCCCGAGGGGTTCCTAGAGTGCCCTGGAAGAGTGCCCTAGGGCATCCTAGACGACACAGGCGGTCACTGGGAGGCTTTCCGGGGGAGCTAGAGGGCCCTGGGTGGCCCTGGTAGACCTGCGGAGGATCTATAGCGCAGGGGAGCTCACGGTGGGGTCGCGGTGGCGCTGAAGTGCAGCGCCCCGGGTTGCAATAGCACTACTGCGCGCTTTACTGCCGCCCGATGACCAAAGAGGGGTACTGCAACGCCAGGTTGTACGGGTGCAGGGGTACTGCATACGCAGTAACGCCGCCGGCCTCTCTACTGCCGCCCGATGACCAAGAGGCGGTACTGCAGCGCCCAGCTCTGCACATGCACATCACTCCTGCAGAGCTCGCTACCGCCACCCGGTGGCTAAAATAAAGTGCTACAGCAACGAGCTCTGCACATGCGCAGTAGCATCACAGCACTCGCTACTGTCTGCAGCTGACCAAAACTCTTCAGTTCCACCTCTGCTGATGAATCCTTTTAGCGAGCCAGTTCCTAGCGGCGGGGCGAATGCAAATAGCGGGGCGAGCAGCGCCAATCAGCGTGGCGCAGGGGTGGGGCGCAGGGGCTTCGTGGGCGGGTCACGTAGCTGGTGGgcggtggggagggagaggcggTGCCGGGGGCGGGGCATGCAAATCTAGCGCGGAGCTCTGCGAATATGGCGCGCGGGGGCCCGAACGGGCCGCTGGGATGCCCCGGCGGAGCGGCGCTGGGGCGCGGCGGGGTCGCGGCTCCGACGGAAGCGCTGAAGCGCGCGGCGAGGCGTCGGGTTCAGCATCGGGAGCGCGGGGCGGGCGGTTGTCATAGTGGCCGTGCGGTTGGGGTGGTGTGTGCGGGACCGGGTGGGGCGGGTGGGGAACGGTCGTGAGGAGTCTGCTTTTTTGCGAAGCTGGAGTGTGATGAGTTTATTATGTGACCTGTGGTTGATGGGattgggtgggggggggactGTATATCAAACGGGTGTTTGGAGTTGGATACGGAGCTTGTTTTCCCCGCTGCGCGCATCGTCTTGCAATTGCAGTATGTCTCGGAGCAGTAGTGCGCCTGCTCCAGTAAGTTCGTATGGCGGCACTGAAAACAGAGGTAAGCGTTGGGCTTTCGGCCATTGCCCTGCGTTCCCGGGCGCGGCTAGCGGCAGCCCGCTGGCAGCTGCCGCCGTGCCGTCCCGGCGTGCGAGGAAAGGCCGCAGGGCTCCTGGCTGCGCGGAGGGACGGTCGCGGCTCGGCGTGTGCACTCGGTTCTCCGCCCGCCCTGTAGCCTCTTTGTTGCTTGGGGCAGTCAAGCTGGGTCCAGAAAGGTCTTAGAGAAATCTCGTAGTGTGGTGACGTaactgagcagtgctggggctACAGGAGGAGGTGACAAGGAAGGAGGTGCGTGTGAGCAGGAGTTCCTGGGGTCGTGGAAGTCCTGGGCATGGTGATGCAAAGTGTATCGCAGGGAGGGACTCTGTTGGCCGTGGTGGCAGCTTTAGTATGTGTTGTGCAGCTGTCAGATCTGGAGCTTGTGTTTTTTGGGGGTATGGTATGGTATGGTATATGTCTTCTGTGGGGTCATACATTACTAGGATTTTAGTTCCACGGGTATGCTGGTAGGTGTAGTCTTTGGCTGCCAGTGTTCCACTTGgcaatgtttttctgtaatgtatGCTAGGGGTATAGTCCTTAACCGTCAGGCTTTTGTATGGCCCTGCTTGTGGCAGGGGCACAGTGGTAGATGCAGTCTTCAATTGCTGGACCTTTCCTATATTTTCTACTGTATATTTGCTCCCCAACCTTCTCCCTctcaccttccttttctgtccctcTCAGTGCATTAATGCCtgaaagtggggaaaaaagatgaagtAGGTAATAGtatgcatggaaaaaataaaggaaaacaagcataTATGAATAAGAGGGTGAAATGAATACACCAATCTGTGAAAGAGTGCAATGAAGCAATGGTAAGAGTACAATAAAGGGGGAATAGACAGAGATGTACTTAGAGAAATAACGGGACatggagatggagaaaaataaaggtagGGAGTGACAGGGAAGGTGAGtgactgaaaaaggaaaatggagagtGAGAGAGTGACATAAGGGGAA
Coding sequences within it:
- the GLMP gene encoding glycosylated lysosomal membrane protein, giving the protein MRRLLLLLAGLLAAAGGREVSMQYNPGWNGSSVNLLHVQAVGPNDTLHYVWSSIGAPAALLVVTEGTSSALRINWTQLLSPAPAGAIWIEPAGSVVYSTAVVFTKVFEYSKASALEEVFYPTYDLSNFSWDSVNRTLNHTALTAEFVGGPAADPSGSFSNGSLAFRVTAYETSGRDGTLPGLLHTTNSSKVEFVLAGAAPRGNSSWFALEMATVEEAGVVQRLRSARSIDDEYTPTIFEMFSLVAESRNDSSALSFLQWKATAYGSQAPRREDSIQCRSGSLKAANWTLPRSSIVHAYFGEGIGSTYTISAVNISFGGEDGSIYEEKRYLSWSALLGFGQPPKDTFSPLVISIMAVALGTPMVLLVVGSCVVLFAQGKRYTEYEPIN
- the TMEM79 gene encoding transmembrane protein 79, with the protein product MAAADPILPPEEVPLLELGKVAPATPLDKVPPAPNEHAGDPNATLLWDQCQHGGRGQKEPTETKRRSSPEGGLEDPEEAAPVCPPAESKDDEAHGLPVMAAHVFVPINPQCIERKKQSTPWPQKEGKGGCVPHGDRPNGLRQKQVFLPASPLRYRDPAGFEGLVAKPSAERSSCPCIRDCSADGLKAMASVVGALFLCPCLIYGAYVFLPFDAPLLPTISARLVYTLRCAAFATFPIVLGMIVSGISRLCSSALEPFGELQQEVEIHRTYVSQSVHLFILYFFNMAVLATYLQQEVLKLIPLLTGLFAISRLIYWLSYAIGRSFRAFGFSMTFLPLLAMLLWNLYSMFVLEPENLLAVAAPKSQDRSKEGGAKLRYWG